CAGCGGCCAGGCGGTCGTGATGACGGTGGGCAGTTCCACCGGCGGGACCTCGACGTAGATCACCTGGTAGGCACCGTTGGCCAGCCGGCCCATGACGTCGAGCGGGCGCGACGGCAGGAAACGTGCGCGGGAGGGGGCGAACCCGGCGTCGCGGAAGGTGGCCCGGGCCTGCGTCTGGTGCTCGGCCTCCGGGTCGATGCACGTGAGGGTGCCGGTGTCCCCGAGGCCGCGGAGGAGGTAGAGACCGACGACGCCCGCGGCGGGGGTGACGGCGACCGCCCCCGTGGAGCGGTCATTCGCCGAGGCGGCGGCCAGGGTGGTCAGCAGCTGGCCCGTCATCTCGTCGGGCACCCGCAGGCCGAACTCCTCGGCGTCCCGCCGCGCCGTGGCCAGGGCCTCCGACACGTCAGAGGTGGATTCGATGTAGGTACGCAGTGCATCAGTCACGTCCCCGAGTCTAGGGGGATCGGTCGGAGGGGGAGCGGGACACGCGAGAATGTGACGGATGGGGTCGAAGTGACCCGGTAGGCTGCCTTCACAGAACTTTGCCAGACCACTGTGTAGAGATCTGCAGTGGGATGTAGCACAATTGTCTCCATGACGAGGACGAGCACGCCCGCCGACCACGCCGACAGCTCCGTTGACGACCCTGAAGGATTGACGGAGGATCTGACCGGCACCGCGGCCTTCGACGCCGGACACGGCGACATGCCGACATGGGGTGAGCTGGTCGCTGAACACGCTGACAGCGTCTACCGCCTCGCCTTCCGCCTCTCGGGTAACCCGCATGACGCGGATGATCTCACCCAGGAGACGTTCATGCGCGTCTTCCGCTCCCTCAAGCACTACCAGCCCGGCACGTTCGAGGGTTGGCTGCACCGCATCACCACCAACCTGTTCCTCGACATGGTGCGCCACCGCAACAAGATCCGCATGGAGGCCCTGCCCGAGGACTATGAGCGGGTCCCCGGCACCGACATGACCCCGGAGCAGGCCTACAGCGTGGCCAACCTGGATCCGGCGCTGCAGGACGCGTTGGACGGTCTGGGCCCGGATTTCCGTGTCGCCGTCGTCCTCTGTGATGTCGTCGGCATGAGCTACGACGAGATCGCTGACACCCTCGGCGTGAAGATGGGCACGGTGCGCTCCCGCATCCACCGCGGCCGTTCCCAGCTGCGGGCCGCACTCGAGGCCGCCGCCGTGGAGGACGAAGGCGCGAAGCTGCTGCTCCGCACCCGCTAGACCATTGCGGAGTACAATGGTCCGGAACGTGAGGTGAGGAGGCCTGCTGGTGAAGCACCCGAATCTGTCGACGCTGGGGCTGCCGGGCAACCGGAGCGGCCGCAGCCGCCCGCGCCGGTCCCGTAAACCGCGTGAGTTCGCGTCCGTCGAGCATCTCAGTCCCGAGGCTGTGGCGGCCTTCGTCGACGGCGAGCTCACCGACGGGGCCCTGCACCGCGCCCGTGTCCACCTCGTCCACTGCGGGGAGTGTCGCGCGGAGATCGAACGTCAGCGCAACGCCTCCGAATGGTTGCGCGGCTCCAACATCACCCCGGAGGTGCGGGCACCGGAGGATCTGCTCGCCCGTCTCGCGGGGATCGCGTCGGGTCCGTTGCGGCCCGGCCCGGACGCCGAGTCCACCCCGACGCCGCTGCCGGAGGGACTGCTGGACAAGATGGAGATGATCCGGCGGGCGATCCGCCGTAACCAGGGGCGCTGACCTGCCCGCCTGACGCCTGCAGTCTAAGGTGGATGTGTGTTTGAGAGTATCGGTTGGCTGGAGATCGCCACGCTGTTGATCGTGGCGCTCATCGTCGTCGGCCCGGAACGCCTGCCCGGCCTCATCGAGGACGTCCGGGCCGCGATCTTCGCCGCCCGACGGGCGATCAACAACGCCAAGAAGGAACTCAACGGTGACTTCGGTTCGGAGTTCGACGAGTTCCGCAAGCCGATCGAGCAGGTCGCCCAGTACACCCGCATGGGCCCACGGGCCGCCATCACCAAGGCGCTGTTCGACGGGGACGACGCCTATCTCGACGACTTCGACCCGAAGAAGATGATGGAGGAGGACCCGCGACGGCCCGCCTCCGAACAGCCCGGACGGGAGCAGATGCCGCCGAAGAATCAGCAGAACCCGCCTGCTCCGCCGTCGCAGCAGCCCGGGAAGGGCGACTACGCCGGTGGGGGCGGGTTCTCCTGGGCCGACATCACCTGACCATCACCTGATCAGCTATTTTCGGGTGACTCCCAGGCCGAGGGACTTGCCGGCGAGGGAGTCGCGGCGCACGACCAGCTGGTCGGCGATCTCCCGGACCGCCCGGCCGGCGGGGGAGTCCGGCTCCGAGATGGCGATGGGGTTGCCGTCGTCGCCGTGGACGCGCAGCTGCGGGTCGAGGGGGATCTGACCGAGCAGCGGGACGGTGCCGCCGGTGAGGACGGAGAGCCGCTCGGCGACCTGCTGGCCACCGCCGGAGCCGAAGACGTCCATGGTGGTGCCGTCGGGGAGCACCATGGCGGACATGTTCTCGATGACGCCGGCGACCCGCTGGCGGGTCTGCTGGGAGATGGAACCGGCGCGCTCGGCGACCTCGGCGGCGGCGTTCTGCGGGGTGGTGACGATGAGCAGTTCGGCGTTGGGCACGAGCTGGGCCACGGAGATGGCGACGTCGCCGGTGCCCGGGGGAAGGTCCATGAGCAGGAAGTCCAGGTCACCCCAGAACACGTCGCCCAGGAACTGCTGGATGGCGCGGTGGAGCATGGGGCCACGCCACACGACAGGCGCGTTGCCGTCGACGAAGTGGCCGATGGAGATCATCTTCACGCCGTGGGCGATCGGCGGCATGATCATGTCGTCGACGGCGGTGGGGCGCTGGTCCGAGCCGAGGAGCCCGGGCACGGAGTGGCCGTAGATGTCGGCGTCGAGGACACCGACCTTGAAGCCCTGGGCCGCGAGACTGACGGCGAGGTTGACCGTCATGGAGGACTTGCCGACGCCGCCCTTGCCCGACGCCACCGCGAACACGCGGGTGGTGGAGTCCGGCTGGGCGAAGGGGATGACGGGTTCGGCGGCGTCGCCGCGCAGGGAGGTGCGCAGCTCACGACGCTGCTCATCGCTCATGACGTCCGTGGTGACGGTCACCGACTCGACCCCGGCGACCTCCTCGACCGCGGCCCGGGTGTTCTCGGTGATGGTGGACTTCATCGGGCAGCCGGCGATGGTGAGGTAGACCTCGACAGCGACATCCGGGCCGTTGATGTCGATCGACTTGACCATGCCCAGTTCGGTGATCGGCTTGCCGATCTCTGGATCCTCTACGCGGGAGAGCGCGCTGCGGACAGCGGATTCGGTGATAACACTCATGACGGGGTCAATGGTAGTACGCGCGTCAACGATCCCGGTCGTCGGCTACCTCGCCCTGGATCGGCTCGGTGAGGTCCTCGGCGGAGTCGATGACGTCGGCCGAGACGTCGTCGAGCTTGGCCTCGATGCGCTCCATGAGACCCTGCAGGTCCTCCAGCTCGCGACGGAGGTAGTCGCGGGAGACCATGTCGCCGAGGGCCAGGCGCACACCGGCGAGCTCGCGGGCGAGGAACTCCGTGTCGGCCTTGGTCTGCTCGGAACGGCGACGGTCGGCGCTCACGGTGATCTTGTCCCGGTCCTCCTGGCGGTTCTGGGCCAGCAGGATGAGCGGGGCGGCGTAGGCCGCCTGGGTGGAGAACGCCAGGTTGAGCAGGATGAAGGGGTAGGGGTCCCAGTTCCACCAGAAGCCGCCGATGTTGAGGGCGATCCAGATGACCACCAGCACCGTCTGCCACATGAGGTACTGGCCGGTGCCGAAGAAACGGGCGACCTTTTCGGCGGCGGCGCCCACGGCGTCGTCGTCAAGCGTGAAGAACCTCCGACGACGCACACCCACCGGGGTGTCGAGGTCGAAGCGGTGGTAGTCAGCCACGGGTCACCTTCCTGTGGTGCGGGTCGGGGCGCAGACCCTCGGAACGCCAGTCCTCCGGGAGGAGATGGTCGAGCAGGTCATCGACGGCGACGGCGCCGAGCAGGTGCTTGTCCTCGTCGAGGACCGGCCCGCACACCAGGTTGTAGGTGGCGAAGTAGCGGGCGGCGGTCTCCTGGTCGTCGTCGGCGTACAGCGGCGGCAGATCCGGGTCGAGGATGCCGGACACCAGCGTCGACGGGGGTTCTCGCAGCAGCTTCTGCAGGTGCACACAGCCGAGGTACTTGCCCGTCGGGGTCGCCGTCGGCGGGCGGACGACGAACACCATCGACGCCAGCGACGTCGGCAGGTCGGGGTCGCGGGCCAGCGCCAGCGCCTCGGCGACCGTGGTCTGCGGGGTGAGGACGAGCGGCTCCGGGGTCATGAGCGCACCGACGGTGTCGGGGGAGAAGCTCATGAGGCGACGCACCGGGGCGGACTCCTCCGGGTCCATGAGCTCGAGGAGGACCTCGGCCTTGGCGTCGGGCAGCTCCTGGAGAATGTCGGCGGCGTCATCCGGGTCCATTTCCTCCAGGACGTCTGCGGCTCGCTCGATGTCGAGGGTCTCCAGCAGCTCGGCCTGGTGATCTTCCGGCAGCTCCTGGAGGATATCCGCCAGGCGTTCGTCGTTGAGCTGGTTCGCCAGCTGGTGACGCATGCTCGAGGACATGCTGTGCAGCGAGTTGGCCACGTCCGCCGGGCGCATCTGGTCGAACTCGGCGATCTGCTCGGCGAGGGTGTCGGTCGGGCCGACACCCGCCGCGGTGACACCGTGGACGTGCTGCCACGGAACGGTGAACAGCTCCGGCGAACGGCCGAACTTGGGCCGGGACCCGAACACCGCCACCCTGGTGATCACCCAGTCGCGGGTGCGGGTGCGCTCGATCTCCACGTCGGCGATCTCCATCGGTTTACCGTGCAGCTGGTCCAGCTCAGGGTCGTCGGTGTGGACCTTCGACCCGATGAGGTCGCCCATGATGGTGACCTCGCCGGTGCGGACCTGGAAGGCGCGCATGGACACCGAACCGGTGGTCAGCGTGATGTCTCCCGGCTCGATGGCGCCGACCCGGAGCATGGGGACGAAGATGCGGCGCTTGTTCACCAGCTCGATGGCCAGACCCAGGACACGGGAGGGCTGGCCCTGCGGGCGGATGTTGACCACGACGTCCCGGACGCGCCCGATCGGGTCCAGATCAGGGCCTCGGACCTGGAGTCCGGCCAGACGGCCGGCGTACACACGGGTGATGGCGCTCATGGTTCACCAGTCTAGACTGCGCTGGTCCCGGGGCCGAACGGGAACTTCCCCGACCGCCCGGGCGTTGTACATGTGTCATCAAACCCATGCCCGGAAGGATCTGATCACCTGTGACCACGCCCCGTACCCCCGGTTCCGCCTCCGGTTCCGCTTCTGACGCCCGCCGGAACGCGCAGCTGCGCCCCCGCCCGACAGGGTGGCCCGTCGGCAGCTTCGACTCCTACGTCGACGCGCAGGCGGCCGTGGACACCCTCTCGGACGAGGAGTTCGACGTCTCCAAGGTCACCATCGTCGGCGTCGACCTCATGGAGGTCGAACGCGTCATCGGCCGGTTGACCTGGGGCCGGGTCATCGGTGGCGGCGCACTCTCCGGCGCCTGGATCGGTATCTTCTTCGGCCTGTTCATCAGCCTGCTCGGCCTCGGCGGCGGGCTGCTGACCCCGCTGCTCATCGGCATCACCATGGGTGCCGTCTTCGGCATCATCATGGCCGTGGTGCCCTACGCCTTCTCCGGCGGCCGCCGCGACTTCACCTCCCAGACCCAGATCGTCGCCGGGCGTTACGACGTCCTGTGCGAGCCCGACCTGGCGCCGCGGGCCCGCGACATCATCGCCCGCACGGGACTGGACCGCGGCACTCAGGCCCCGGACACCGAGGGGTAGAATCCTGCTCATGCACCGCCGACGGATCACCCGACTGAGCACCGCCGCCGTGGCGCTGGCCGGCACGGCCACGCTGGTGGCGTGCTCCAACGCCGAGCCGACCCGGGACCCCGTCAACACCCTGACCAAGCCGGTCACCATCTCCGTGAGCGCGAACTCCCTGGAGGAGATCGTCCTCGGTGAGATCTACCAGCAGGTTCTGCAGGGGCAGGGGCGTAACGCGAACATCCACATGGACACCCGGCAGATCAAGCGGGACCCGATCGAGCGGCTGCGCAGTGGCGCCGCCGACATGATCATCGGCTGCACCGGCGCGCTGCTGTACACCCAGAACACGGATGAGGCGGAGGCGATCTCCGAGGAGTACGCACAGGGCGCGGCCTCCCCGAACGCCGGTGACCTCAGCGACCGGACCTACACGGAACTCATCGGTTCCCTGCCCGGCGGGCTCGGTGCCCCGAACCCGTCGTCGGCGGTGGGCTGCGAGCAGCACGATCTGCCGCCGATCCCGCAGAACATCGTCCCCATCTACCACCGGGACCTGCTGGTGCGGGAGGAAGAGCAGCGGATCAACGAGGTCACCCGGCTGCTGACCACGGGTGACCTGGAGTCGCTGACCGAGGAGGCACACGAGGAGGAGTCCGTGTCCACCGCGGTGGCGGAGTGGCTGGCCAAGTACTAGCCCCCGCACCGGGCCCGGACCCGCACCGCGTGCGGACCGCACGCTGACCCGGGACATGGGGAAGACCCCGGCGTCGAGAAGTTCTCTCGACGCCGGGGCCTTGTGCCGGGTGCCTATTCCGCGGCGAATGCCTCGTCGATCAGCTGGGCCTGCTCCAGCTGATGGACCTTGGCGATACCGGTCGCGGTCGAGGACTGCGCACGGCGGGAGATGCGACGCATCTCCGGCATCTCGGGGATGAGGTTGCGCAGGTGCTCGTTGTAGAACGGCCACGGGCCCTGGTTGGCGGGCTCGTCCTGGACGAAGCGGATCTCCTTGGCGTTCGGGTAGGACTCGAACGCGTCGCGCAGGCGGTTGAAGGGGATCGGGTGCAGCATCTCGACGCGGACAATGGCCACGTCCTCGCGCTTGTCCTTGGCGCGGCGCTTCTCCAGCTCGTAGTAGATCTTGCCGGAGCACAGCATGATCGTCTCCACTTTGTCGGTGTCACCGATGACGGTGCCCTCGATGTCGACCAGGCGCGGGTCGTTGATGACCGACTGGAAGGAGTCGACCTCGGTGAAGTCGGCGACGGAGGAGGCGGCGTCCTTGTTGCGCAGCATCGACTTCGGGGTGAAGACGACGAGCGGGCGCTTCATGGTGCCGAGCGCGTGGCGACGCAGCAGGTGGAAGTGGTTCGCCGGGGTGGTCGGCTGCGCCACGGTCATGGAACCCTCGGCGCACAGCTGCAGGAAGCGCTCGATGCGGGCGGAGGAGTGGTCCGGGCCCTGACCCTCGTAGCCGTGCGGCAGGAGGAGGATGAGGCCGGAGGTCTCGCCCCACTTGGCCTCGCCGGAGGAGACGTACTCGTCGATGATGGTCTGGGCGCCGTTGGCGAAGTCGCCGAACTGTGCCTCCCAGGCCACGACGGCGTCCTGGTTGCCCAGGGTGTAACCGTACTCGAAGCCCATGCCCGCGTACTCGGTCAGGGCGGAGTTGTAGACGAGGAACTTGCCGTCGCCCTTCTCCTGCGCCAGGTCGTTGAGCGGGTTGAACTCCTCACCGGTGCGGGGGTCGTACGCGATGGCGTGACGCTGGGTGAAGGTGCCGCGGCGGGAGTCCTCGCCCGCGAGGCGGACGAGCTTGCCGGAGTTGGCCAGGGAGGAGAAGGCGATGAGCTCGCCCCAGCCCCAGTCGATGCCACCCTCGGTGACGGCCTCGGCGCGCTTCTTGGCCACCGGTGCCACACGCGGGTGGAACTCGAAGTCCTCCGGCGCGTTGGCGTAGGCCTGGCCGATCTCGACGAGCTCCTCGCGGGTGATGGAGGTGTCCAGGCCGCGGGTGAGCTCCTGGGAGCCGGTGATGCCGGTCTGCTCCTGCGGGCCGGCCTTGTCGGACTCCTTGACCTCGTTGAAGACGGACTCCATCTGGTCGTGGAAGTCGCGGGCGGCTGCCTCGGCATCCTCGGCGGAGAGGTCACCACGGCCGACGAGGTCGTCGGTGTAGCGGGCACGCACGGAGGCGCGGTCGCCGATGACCTCGTACATGAGCGGCTGGGTCATCGACGGGTCGTCGGCCTCGTTGTGGCCGCGGCGGCGGTAGCAGACGAGGTCGATGAAGACGTCCTTGCCGAAGCGGCGGCGGTACTCGGTGGCCAGCTGGCCGACCCAGACGACGGCCTCCGGGTCGTCGCCGTTGACGTGGAAGACGGGGCAGTCGAAGCCCTTGGCCAGGTCGGTGGCGTAGTGGGTGGAGCGGGAGGAGTCCGGGGTGGTGGTGAAGCCGATCTGGTTGTTCACCACGATGTGGACGGTGCCGCCGACGGTGTAGCCGCGCAGGCCGGCGAGGTTGATCGTCTCCTGCACGATGCCCAGGCCGGCGAAGGAGGCGTCACCGTGGAGCATGAGCGGCATGACGGTGAAGCCGTCCTCGCCCTTGTTGAGGATGTCCTGCTTGGCGCGGGCGATGCCCACCATGACCGGGTCGACGGCCTCGAGGTGGGAGGGGTTGGCGGTGAGGGAGACCTTGATCTCGCCGTCGCCGAACATCTGCAGGTGGCGGCCCTGGGAGCCGAGGTGGTACTTCACGTCGCCGGAGCCGCCGATCTGGCCCTGCTTCATGTTGCCCTCGAACTCGTTGAAGATCTGGGCGAGCGGCTTGCCCACGATGTTGAACAGCACGTTGAGGCGGCCGCGGTGCGGCATGCCGATGACGACCTCGTCGAGGCCCTGGCCGGCGGCGGTGTCGATGGCGGCGTCCATGAGCGGGATGAGGGACTCGGCGCCCTCGAGGGAGAAGCGCTTCTGGCCGACGTACTTGGTCTGCAGGAAGTTCTCGAAGGCCTCGGCGGCGTTGAGCTTCTGCAGGATGTACTTCTGCTCGGCGTTGGTCGGCTTGGGCATGCCGGCCTCGAGGCGGTCCTGCAGCCACTCGCGCTCGTCCCGGTCGAGGATGTGGGTGTACTCGGAGCCGACCTTGAGGGTGTAGGCGGCGCGGAGCCGGGAGAGGACCTCGCGCAGGGTCATGGTCTCCTTGCCGCCGAAACCGCCGACGTGGAAGACGCGGTCGAGGTCCCAGATGGTCAGGCCGTGGGTCTCGATGTCGAGGTCGCGGTGGTCCGGGGAGTGCAGGCCCGGCTGCTTCCAGTTGAGCGGGTTGGTGTCGGCGATGAGGTGGCCGCGGGAGCGGTAGGCCTCGATGAGCTGCATGACGCGGGTGTTCTTGTCCAGCCCGCGGTTGGGGACGTCCTGTGCCCAGCGCATCGGGGCGTAGGGGATGTTCATGCGCTCGAAGATGTGGTCCCAGAACTTGTCGTCGACGAGCAGCTGGGACATGGTGCGCAGGAATTCACCGGATTCCGCACCCTGGATGACGCGGTGGTCGTAGGTGGAGGTGATGGTGACCAGTTTGCCCACGCCCAGCTCGGCGAGGCGGTCCTCGGAGGCGCCGGCGAACTCGGCCGGGTAGTCCATGGAGCCGACACCGATGATGGTGCCCTGGCCCTTGGTCAGGCGGGGGACGGAGTGGCGGGTGCCGATACCGCCGGGGTTGGTCAGGGAGACGGTGACCCCGGTGTAGTCGTCCATGGTGAGCTTGCCCACGCGGGAGCGGGAGACGATGTCCTCGTAGGCGTCGAGGAACTCGTCGAAGTGCATCGACTCGGTCTCCTTGATGGCGGCGACCACGAGGGCGCGGGAGCCGTCCTTCTGCGGGAGGTCGATGGCCAGGCCGAGGTTGATGTGCTCCGGGGTGACCACGGAGGGCTTGCCGTCCTTGACCTCGTAGGAGACGTTCATGTCGGGGTGGGCCATGATGGCCTTGACCATGGCGTAGCCGATGACGTGGGTGAAGGAGATCTTGCCGCCGCTGGTGCGCTTGAGGTGGTCGTTGACCATGGCACGGTTCTCGAACATGAGCTTGACCGGCATGTCGCGGACGGAGGTGGCGGTGGGGACCTCGAGGGACTCGTCCATGTTCTTGGCGATCGCCTTGAACATGCCCTTGAGGGCCTTCGTGCCCGGCTCGGGCTTCTCGGTCTCGGCGGCGCGGTCGACGGGGGAGACCTGCTTCTTCTTCGGGCGGGCCGGGGACTCCTTTTTGGTGGTCTGCTGGGCCCGGGCGGCCTCCTCGTTGACCACGGTGGTGCGTTCGACGGACTTGTCCGAGCCGAGCGGACCGGCGGCGGGCACGGAGGAGGGCTCCTTCTTCGCGGACACTGCACCCGCACCGGACGCGGTCGCGGATGCTGAGGTGGGGGCGCCGTTCTTGTCGAACAGCTCCCGCCATTCCCGGTCCACGGACTGCGGATCCTTCTGGTACTGCTGGAACATCTCGTCTACCAGCCACTCGTTCGGGCCGAAAGTACTTGCGCTGCTCACGGCAGGTGCTCGCCTCATTTCCTTGCTCTTCATGTGCGCTCGTTATGTGGTCGTTAGATCACACGGTAATAGTTCACTACAGGGTAGCGTGTCGCATCCCGGCTTCCGGCACTGCAGGGGGCGTTTTATCACCCCCATTCACCGGTGCGCGCGCCACATGTCGGCGTACACACCTTCCTGGCTGAGCAGGTCGGAATGGGAACCGTCTTCGATGATACGTCCTCTATCGATGACGACGATGCGATCGGCCCGCGCGGCGGTCGCGAGCCGGTGCGCCACGATGACGGAGGTGCGTCCGCGGGTGATCCGGTCGGAGGCGTCGAGGACGGCGGCCTCGGTGGCGGGGTCGAGGGTGGCGGTGGCTTCGTCGAGGAGCATGACGTCAGGCCTGGACAGTTCGGCGCGGGCCAGCGCGATGATCTGCCGCTGACCGGAGGACAGACCGCGCCCACGCTCGCCGACGGTGTGACGGAAGCCACCGGGGATGGCGGCGATGATGTCGAGCGCACCGATGCGGCGCACGGCGTCCTCGATCTCGCTTCTCGACGCCCCCGGCGCACCGTAGGCGATGTTCTCCGCGATCGTGCCCATGAACAGGTGGGCCTCCTGCGGGACCTGGGCGATGGCGTGGCGCCACTGCGCCAGCGGGAACTCGCGGATGTCGGTGCCCTCGGCGGTGACGGCCCCTGCGACCGGGTCGTAGAAGCGGGCGAGCAGCTTGACCACGGTGGACTTGCCGGCCCCGGTCGGACCGACGAGGGCGACCGTGGATCCCGGGGCGATCTCCAGGGAGAGATTCTCCGCGACGACCGCGGCATCCTCCGCGTAGGCGAAGGAGACGTCCTCGAGGGCCAGGCGCCCGCGCGCGGCGGCGTCGGCCCCGGGGCGGGTGCCGGTGTCTGCGACGGCGGGGCGCTGGGCGAGCAGGTCGGTGATCCGCCGGAAGCCGACGGTGGCCTGCTGCCAGGAGTCGAAGATCTGGCCGAGCTGCTGGATGGGCCCGTAGAGCTGGGCGAGGTACATGACGAAGGCGACGAGCACGCCCGCGGTCAGGTCCCCGCCGGCGACCCGGCTGGCGCCGACGCCGAGGACCAGCGCCGTGG
Above is a window of Corynebacterium suedekumii DNA encoding:
- a CDS encoding general stress protein, whose translation is MTTPRTPGSASGSASDARRNAQLRPRPTGWPVGSFDSYVDAQAAVDTLSDEEFDVSKVTIVGVDLMEVERVIGRLTWGRVIGGGALSGAWIGIFFGLFISLLGLGGGLLTPLLIGITMGAVFGIIMAVVPYAFSGGRRDFTSQTQIVAGRYDVLCEPDLAPRARDIIARTGLDRGTQAPDTEG
- a CDS encoding O-methyltransferase; its protein translation is MTDALRTYIESTSDVSEALATARRDAEEFGLRVPDEMTGQLLTTLAAASANDRSTGAVAVTPAAGVVGLYLLRGLGDTGTLTCIDPEAEHQTQARATFRDAGFAPSRARFLPSRPLDVMGRLANGAYQVIYVEVPPVELPTVITTAWPLLTQGGTLVLADALLDGTLADESRRDRDTAAAREADELARSLEGALVTRLPLGAGLTLITRA
- a CDS encoding magnesium transporter MgtE N-terminal domain-containing protein — encoded protein: MSAITRVYAGRLAGLQVRGPDLDPIGRVRDVVVNIRPQGQPSRVLGLAIELVNKRRIFVPMLRVGAIEPGDITLTTGSVSMRAFQVRTGEVTIMGDLIGSKVHTDDPELDQLHGKPMEIADVEIERTRTRDWVITRVAVFGSRPKFGRSPELFTVPWQHVHGVTAAGVGPTDTLAEQIAEFDQMRPADVANSLHSMSSSMRHQLANQLNDERLADILQELPEDHQAELLETLDIERAADVLEEMDPDDAADILQELPDAKAEVLLELMDPEESAPVRRLMSFSPDTVGALMTPEPLVLTPQTTVAEALALARDPDLPTSLASMVFVVRPPTATPTGKYLGCVHLQKLLREPPSTLVSGILDPDLPPLYADDDQETAARYFATYNLVCGPVLDEDKHLLGAVAVDDLLDHLLPEDWRSEGLRPDPHHRKVTRG
- a CDS encoding DUF1003 domain-containing protein — its product is MADYHRFDLDTPVGVRRRRFFTLDDDAVGAAAEKVARFFGTGQYLMWQTVLVVIWIALNIGGFWWNWDPYPFILLNLAFSTQAAYAAPLILLAQNRQEDRDKITVSADRRRSEQTKADTEFLARELAGVRLALGDMVSRDYLRRELEDLQGLMERIEAKLDDVSADVIDSAEDLTEPIQGEVADDRDR
- a CDS encoding Sec-independent protein translocase TatB: MFESIGWLEIATLLIVALIVVGPERLPGLIEDVRAAIFAARRAINNAKKELNGDFGSEFDEFRKPIEQVAQYTRMGPRAAITKALFDGDDAYLDDFDPKKMMEEDPRRPASEQPGREQMPPKNQQNPPAPPSQQPGKGDYAGGGGFSWADIT
- a CDS encoding anti-sigma factor family protein; protein product: MKHPNLSTLGLPGNRSGRSRPRRSRKPREFASVEHLSPEAVAAFVDGELTDGALHRARVHLVHCGECRAEIERQRNASEWLRGSNITPEVRAPEDLLARLAGIASGPLRPGPDAESTPTPLPEGLLDKMEMIRRAIRRNQGR
- a CDS encoding multifunctional oxoglutarate decarboxylase/oxoglutarate dehydrogenase thiamine pyrophosphate-binding subunit/dihydrolipoyllysine-residue succinyltransferase subunit, producing the protein MSSASTFGPNEWLVDEMFQQYQKDPQSVDREWRELFDKNGAPTSASATASGAGAVSAKKEPSSVPAAGPLGSDKSVERTTVVNEEAARAQQTTKKESPARPKKKQVSPVDRAAETEKPEPGTKALKGMFKAIAKNMDESLEVPTATSVRDMPVKLMFENRAMVNDHLKRTSGGKISFTHVIGYAMVKAIMAHPDMNVSYEVKDGKPSVVTPEHINLGLAIDLPQKDGSRALVVAAIKETESMHFDEFLDAYEDIVSRSRVGKLTMDDYTGVTVSLTNPGGIGTRHSVPRLTKGQGTIIGVGSMDYPAEFAGASEDRLAELGVGKLVTITSTYDHRVIQGAESGEFLRTMSQLLVDDKFWDHIFERMNIPYAPMRWAQDVPNRGLDKNTRVMQLIEAYRSRGHLIADTNPLNWKQPGLHSPDHRDLDIETHGLTIWDLDRVFHVGGFGGKETMTLREVLSRLRAAYTLKVGSEYTHILDRDEREWLQDRLEAGMPKPTNAEQKYILQKLNAAEAFENFLQTKYVGQKRFSLEGAESLIPLMDAAIDTAAGQGLDEVVIGMPHRGRLNVLFNIVGKPLAQIFNEFEGNMKQGQIGGSGDVKYHLGSQGRHLQMFGDGEIKVSLTANPSHLEAVDPVMVGIARAKQDILNKGEDGFTVMPLMLHGDASFAGLGIVQETINLAGLRGYTVGGTVHIVVNNQIGFTTTPDSSRSTHYATDLAKGFDCPVFHVNGDDPEAVVWVGQLATEYRRRFGKDVFIDLVCYRRRGHNEADDPSMTQPLMYEVIGDRASVRARYTDDLVGRGDLSAEDAEAAARDFHDQMESVFNEVKESDKAGPQEQTGITGSQELTRGLDTSITREELVEIGQAYANAPEDFEFHPRVAPVAKKRAEAVTEGGIDWGWGELIAFSSLANSGKLVRLAGEDSRRGTFTQRHAIAYDPRTGEEFNPLNDLAQEKGDGKFLVYNSALTEYAGMGFEYGYTLGNQDAVVAWEAQFGDFANGAQTIIDEYVSSGEAKWGETSGLILLLPHGYEGQGPDHSSARIERFLQLCAEGSMTVAQPTTPANHFHLLRRHALGTMKRPLVVFTPKSMLRNKDAASSVADFTEVDSFQSVINDPRLVDIEGTVIGDTDKVETIMLCSGKIYYELEKRRAKDKREDVAIVRVEMLHPIPFNRLRDAFESYPNAKEIRFVQDEPANQGPWPFYNEHLRNLIPEMPEMRRISRRAQSSTATGIAKVHQLEQAQLIDEAFAAE
- the sigE gene encoding RNA polymerase sigma factor SigE, coding for MTRTSTPADHADSSVDDPEGLTEDLTGTAAFDAGHGDMPTWGELVAEHADSVYRLAFRLSGNPHDADDLTQETFMRVFRSLKHYQPGTFEGWLHRITTNLFLDMVRHRNKIRMEALPEDYERVPGTDMTPEQAYSVANLDPALQDALDGLGPDFRVAVVLCDVVGMSYDEIADTLGVKMGTVRSRIHRGRSQLRAALEAAAVEDEGAKLLLRTR
- a CDS encoding Mrp/NBP35 family ATP-binding protein, with protein sequence MSVITESAVRSALSRVEDPEIGKPITELGMVKSIDINGPDVAVEVYLTIAGCPMKSTITENTRAAVEEVAGVESVTVTTDVMSDEQRRELRTSLRGDAAEPVIPFAQPDSTTRVFAVASGKGGVGKSSMTVNLAVSLAAQGFKVGVLDADIYGHSVPGLLGSDQRPTAVDDMIMPPIAHGVKMISIGHFVDGNAPVVWRGPMLHRAIQQFLGDVFWGDLDFLLMDLPPGTGDVAISVAQLVPNAELLIVTTPQNAAAEVAERAGSISQQTRQRVAGVIENMSAMVLPDGTTMDVFGSGGGQQVAERLSVLTGGTVPLLGQIPLDPQLRVHGDDGNPIAISEPDSPAGRAVREIADQLVVRRDSLAGKSLGLGVTRK